The Planktothrix tepida PCC 9214 genomic interval ATTCTCCATTCTCCATTCTCCATTCTCCATTCTCCATTCTCCATTCTCCATTCTCCATTCTCCATTCTCCATTCGTAATTCCCAATTCGTAATTCTCTGCTTTAATATGGAAAATAATATTGATATTTTAATTCTTTCTAATGGCCCTGGTGAAATTACAACTTGGGTGCGTCCCGTTGTTCAAGCCTTACGAGAACAGCTACAAAATCAACCATTTCAAGCCAGAATTTCTTTAATATTATCTCCCTGTCCCAATGCAACTGGAAAAGAAGCTAATATTGCTCGTTCTTACCCAGAAATTGATCGAGTTCAAGGGGCAGAATATTTTTGGAAATTTTTGTTATTTGGAAAAACCGCAGAAAATTGGGACTGGTATCAAAAAGGTGTCGTTTTATTTTTAGGAGGAGATCAATTTTTTACCGTAGTTATTAGTAAACGCTTAGGCTATCGTAGCGTTATTTATGCCGAATGGGAAGCGCGTTGGTGGCGCTATATTAATCGTTTTGGGGTAATGAAATCCGAGATTTTAGACACTATTCCCCAACCCTATCAAAGTAAATTAGAAGTCATCGGAGATTTAATGGCAGATGTGAGTTTATCAGGTTCTTCCGCTATAATTTCTGATGAGATTATCATTGGTTTATTACCCGGTTCTAAAGCAGCAAAATTAACCCAAGGTATCCCCTTAACCTTAGCCATTGTTGAATATTTACACCAAAAACGACCTCAAATTCGATTTATTATTCCTGTTGCGCCTACCTTAGATTTACAAACCTTAGCTCGTTTTGCAGATCCTCAATATAACCCCATTATAGCAAAATTTGGCGGAATTTCAGCACAACTTCATTTAGGAGATCCAGCTTATTTAGAAACTCAAAACGGCATCAAAATAGAACTTTATACATCCTTTCCTGCTTATGATTTACTTTCAAACTGTCAAATTTGTTTAACCACAGTTGGAGCCAATACCGCCGAATTAGGAGCATTAGCTGTTCCCATGATTGTATTATTACCTACTCAACAATTAGATGCCATGCGTTCTTGGGATGGGATACCCGGAATTTTAGCAAATTTACCCGGATTAGGATCTATTTTTGCTAAAATTATTAATCAATTCGTGTTAAAACAAGGTAAACTATTCGCATGGCCAAATATTTGGGCAAAACAGGAAATTGTACCCGAATTAGTGGGAGAACTTCAACCCGAAGATATCGCTAATTTAGTCTTAAATTATTTAGACCATCCTCAACAATTAGAAGCCATGGGCCAGCGTTTACGACAAGTTAGAGGGAAACCCGGAGCCGCCCAAAAATTAGCAACTATTATCATTAAATGTTGTGGTTTAGAATAATCAGATGATAATTTTTGTATAGCGCTACGCATTACGGTTAGGACATTTATGAATTCTCAAACCCTTTCACTTCTTACTGTTCCCTGTTCCCTGTTCCCTGTTCCCTGTTCCCTCTTCAAGTAGCGCTATAGACAGGATAGGAGATTATATACGTTAGGTTAAAACGATTATAAACTCTGTTTTTAGTTTTAGACAAAAGATCACTTTTATTCTGAAGAAATAGTATGTTTTAAAAAATGTCTTAACAAAGGGTCAAGAGTAAATAATTTTATATTATTTTGTTCAAACTTTTTCAAAAATAACCGCAAATTTAAAGATTGCAAACCTTTCAAAAATTCGGGATAAGATAACTGAATGTTGTGATTGATTGCAGATAAATTTAAAGGTTGATCTTCATGAGCCAATGTATTTATTATTTTCATTTCTAAGGTTGTTAAACGTTCTAGTTGTTGATACAATCGAAATTGCAAGGGTTCACATAAAATCGGTGGGGAACACTGCAAAAATTCAGAGACACATCCCCCAAAAAATTCTTGAATTAAAGCCGCCGTTAACTTTAATCCCAGGGGATGACCTTCGTAGCGTTTAATTAACTCATTCCATTCGGTTTCATCCCTTAATTTTTGATCCCTTAAAATTTGTTTAGATGCTTGTCCTAAACTTCCTAATACTAAAGAAAAAATAGTATCATGTTCTAATTCTAATTCTGCAACCTCTCTGGGTTTTTCTGAACTTAAGAGCATTAAACAACTTTGATGGGAAACCTCAGCAATTTGTTTGAAAAATAAGCGATAATTTTCATAGCCCGCTTGATAACATCCGGCTAATTCTTGAGGTGCAAATAACATCTGAACATCATCCAGAATAATTAAACAGCGATATTGACGGAGATATTTGAAAAGTTGAGTCAATTTAGCATCTAAAGTGGGAGGAATAATGGAAGACTCAGAAAATACTTCTAAACAATGAGTTAAAATCTCTTCTAAACTTGGACAAAATCGTAAACTGCGATAAATAATCGTGTGAAATTCAGATTTGATAGGTTCAACACAATGTAATGCTAAACTGGTTTTACCGACTCCACTTATTCCCAGAAGTGTGATTAAACGGTAACATTTTTTAATCATCCATTCGGTTAAACAATTTTCTTCTTCTTGACGACCATAAAACGTCAATATTTCCGGTGCATCTCCCCAATCTAAACAAACTCTATCCTGACCCCGTTGTTGCGCTTGGGCTCCTCTTACCTCAGAACAAATATTAACATTATTAACAGTTACATAATCTCGACCAATCGCTGATGAATAATTATAAAAATTAGCTTTTTCTAAAATAGCTCTAAAATTAGATTTATTAACAGTCTCTCCAAATTCTTTTGAGAAAATTCTCCAAATTTCCGAACCCAAATCTCGAATATGACCTTCACTAGAATGGATATCCTCAGCAATTTTGGTATAGGTTTGACCCTGTAACGTTCCCTCTAGTATCGCTTTTTGCAGATGGTCTAAATGTTTTCCCGTACTTGCAAATATGAGATTATCCGCAAGTGTTAGGACTTCTTGAATATCCATGTCAAGAATTAGCTGGGTTTTATTGTATTATATCCGACTTTCCGACAAATCCGACAAATCCGACAAAATATCCGACAAAATATCCGATATTTCCGACAGACAAAATCCCCCTGTTGACGGATGCTAGATCAGGGGACGCAACAGCAACCTTGAGGATTTACTTCACGAATTCGCATGAATACTTATTCGGTTATTATGCTAGGGCCATCTGGTTCAGGGAAAACCGTTTTCCTCGCCAGTCTATACAAAAAGTTATCAACACAGGGGGATACAGGCTTTTTCCTTCAAGTTGAAAGTCCAGAAAAACGGAAACGCTTAAACAACCTTTATACACAAATTGCCGTTGATGAAAAATGGCCTAAAGGAACAACCTACAGCGAGGTTTCTGAATGGACATTTACCTGCCGTGTCCAAACTGAGGGTTTACCCATTTACTCAGCTTGTCAGTTTACTTATCTGGACTATGCTGGAGGTCGAATTAATGATGAAATGGGAGAAGACGATCCCGAATTTGATAATCAACTTAAAAATGCGGATGCTTTACTAGGTTTGCTGGATGGTCAAAGACTTCTTGCTTTAATGCAGGGTGAAGCATTGGGTCGGGTTTGGGCTGTTAACGATTTTCCTAATATGCTGAATATCATGCAAGAAATCCAAAATAAACCTATTCATTTTGTGATTAGTAAATGGGATATTCTTGAAGGAAGATATACTTTAGAAGAAATTATAGATTGTTTATACAAAATTCCTGAATTTAATAATTTAATTAGAACTCGTAGCAGGGGTAATATTCCCATTCGATTAATTCCTATTAGTGCGGTAGGCAAAGATTTTGCTACATTGCAAAAGGATGGAAGTATGGCAAAAAATTTTCAAGCTTTACCTAAACCTTTTCAAGTTGAAGTTCCTCTAGCTTGTGTTTTGCCTGATATGATTCAGACAAAACTAAAAGAGATAATGGAACAAAAAAAAGAAATTTCTGATATTTCAATTGATGTTAAAGCTAATGTTACTTTCTGGGAATGGCTAGGCGGGATAGCTGGTGAAGCCGTTAGTATAGTTAGTCAATATTTGCCTAAAAAATATCAATTTACTGCCGATATATTAGAAAGGTTAATAGAATTATTAGATACTCCTATTGAACAAAAGAGAGAACTTGCTAACAATAGGAAGTTACAGTTACAGCGAGAAAAGGAAGAAGCTCTTAAAAAAGTTACTGATGAAGAAACTGCCCTCAATTACACCATTAAGTGTTTCTTAGGTATTCAAAACCGACTGGACTATAATTTCCCTGAATCTAATTTAAAGCGATGATGGATGATCTTAAAGCTTGGTGTTTTTTAGTGAGCCGTAATCAATATCTCGACTATCGAACTGTTGTTGCTCCTAATTTTATTTGTGAAGCAGGCATAGGTAATATACTTGCTAGAGTAACAGAGGGAGATATAACAGAACAAGGAACTGCATTGTATCGAGAAATTTTGTATTCTAAAGCCGCAGATTTCACGATAATTTATCGAATTATTGAAGCAACCGTAGAAAATACGGGAATTGATGGTAATGGTTGTTTAAAAGATTCAGTTGGTCGAGAAATATCTTTGATAGAAGGTTTAGTTTTCCAGGGACTTCTCAAAGATAAAGATATTGTTGTGACTGAACAACATTTAGAAGAAGCACATCAACAAGTTATCAGCTATTATCGAGAGTTTTGGGAATCAATAACAAGGATTTCAATTTTTCCTTCACAGTCAATAAAATATATAGAACCTTCTGCTCAATCTTTAAACTTGATTAAACTTACTGCGTATATTGCGGGTGAAAAACAGCAGCTTTCTTTGCCACAACAAGAAATATTAGAACTTAATTATAGTTCTTGGGAGATTATAGATGAAAAAACATATAATAATGAAGAAGTGGCTTCCTTAGCCGTCTTCCCTGATTCAGAAAATTTTGCTGCACGCTATGATTCTGATGTTGTTGTCTGGAAAATTTCAGAAAAAGAACCTATTTCTAAATTTTCTGGAACAAGAAAATCGTTGGGGGGCTTTCTTACTCCAATTGTAGTTAATTCTACAGGCGAGTTAATTGCTACTGCTATGATTGAAGGATTCGATTACAATAAAATAAAACTTTATAATTTAAACACCCATGACTGTAAAGATTTAGGAACACAAGGACAGTTCAACCCAACAAGAGTTAAAGCAGTGATATTTAGTCCTGATAGTAAAATAGTTTTTAGTGCTTGTGGTGAAAAAATTAAACTGTGGGATGCAGAATGTGAAGGAATAGAACGAGGTGAACTTCCGGGTCATTCTGATGATGTTAGATGTTTAGCGGTTGATTCTAATAATGGACTACTTGCTAGTGGAGATAGTCGGGGTTATATTAAGCTATGGAAAATATCAAATAAAAAAGAAATTTTCCCGACACCATCGGATAAATTTCCTATAAATTCCTTGGCTTTTAGTCCAGATGGACAATTTTTAGTAAGCGGAAGTGATGGCGGTGCAATTAAGGTATGGAATGTAAAAACAGAAGAAGAGTATCCTGTTGATTGGAAACAATCTCAACCCATTAATTGCGTTGCATTTAGTCCCAATGGTTCCTTGATTGCGACTGGTTGTGATAACACAATAATACAAATTTGGGATTTAGAAAATCCCCAGTTATCGCCTATTTGCACACTAGAAAAACATGACAAAGCGGTTACTGCTGTTGTATTTACTCCTGATGGTAAAAAGTTAATTAGCGGAAGTAAAGATGGTAAAGTTATAGTGTGGCAACCTGTTAATTTGAGGTAGAGCCTCAAAGTTAGCATTGTAATGCAGAGCATTGGAACAACGAAAGTGGCGTTTTGGAGTTTACGCGGATATTATCGAACAGGTTGTATTGACTGGAAAGCCTGTCTTGGCTACAAAATAAATGTTCTGTAATCTTGTTATAATCAATTCAATACCCGAACTCAAGCTAACACCCATTTGAGCAATCAACTGATGGTAACAATCAAAACTCAACTTACTCTCGATGAATTTCTCACCCTTCCTGAAACCGACTTAAATTATGAATTGATTAATGGAGAAGCAATTCCCAAAATACCACCCAAACGTTTTCATTCTCGAATTAGAGGAACTTTATGTACCCTCTTAACTCAATGGTGTCAAAATCAAGGAGAAATTGGCATAGAATGGGCGGTTATTCTCAAAAAAAATAATCGAGATTGGGTTCCAATTCCTGATTTACTTTATATTTCCTATAGTCGTCTACCTTTAGACCGATTTATTGATGAAGCTTGTCCAGTTCCCCCTGAATTAGTGATAGAAATTATATCGCCGGATCAAACCTTTGGTCAAATGAGTGAAAAAGCCATTGATTATCTTAATGCTGGAGTATTGAGGGTTTGGGTTATTGACCCGAAAGCTAAAAGCATTACTATTTTTTATCCCGATGCACCACCTCAAACAAAACGAGATGAGGCAATTTTAACGGATAATTTATTAGAAGGATTGCAATTTACCCCCCAGCAAATTTTTCAACAAGCCGGGATTATTTGAAATCATTGTATCTAGTCAATTAATATCCTCTGGATACATCAACGGTATTATTTAATAATAATCCCCCTTGACTTTTGTTAATCGCGTCAATAATTTGAGGTGCTACACAAGCCGGAATAGTTTTTGCGGCAATATGGGGGGTAATTGTAATGTTTGGATGAGCCCAAAAAGGATGATTTTTCGGTAAGGGTTCAATTTGAAAAACATCCAAACAAGCACCGGAAAGTTGACCGGATTTTAAAGCATTTAATAAATCTTCTTCAACTAAATGTTTCCCCCGTGCTACATTAATTAAATAGGCGCCTTGAGGTAAAGCTGAAAAGGTATTTTGATTTAAAATTCCTTCGGTTTTTGGGGTTAAAGGTAACAAACACACTAATATCTCACATTCACTTAAAAATGACTTAAATTCTTTCTCACCTAAAAAACAATTAATAGTGTCTAAAACTTTAGGGGTTCGACTCCAACCTCTCACCGAAAATCCCATCATCTTGAGTTTTTGAGCAATATCTAAACCCAAAACCCCTAACCCTAAAATTCCAACGGTACAATTAGCTGTATTTCTAGGAGGTAATCCTTGCCATACCCCTTGACTTTGTTGAGTTTTATAAGCTATCAATTGACGATGATACTGTAAAACCGCTAATAAAATATATTCCGACATTTGCGAGGTTAAAGAGTCATCCACTAACCGTACAATTGGAATATCAGGAGGTAAATTCGGATCTCGTAAAATATGATCAACACCTGCACCTGTTGAGATAATGACTTTTAAATTAGGGAATTTTTCAATCACTCCCAATGGGTGCATCCACGCTAAAATTGCATCAATCTCTGCTAAATTTTCAACATCAGGATAAACCTCAATCTTTAACTGCGGTTGATAAGTTTGGAGTGCAGAAACCCAAACTTCAGGGTTTTCAAATTCTCCTAATAATAGTAATGTCATTGCTGATTTCCTAAACCGTCATTAACCATTTTTGAAACTCCCGACGCACGGCAACCCGCCCGGATTTGATATTATTTTTAATAATTTGCGGTAAACCTTCTAGGGCTATTTCAGGAAATACGAAACTGTGAGAAACTTGTTGATATTCTCCCTCATTTAACTGATAAATTTTCAATTTATTTTCATCACACCGCCAAACTTCAGGAATCCCTAAACGGGCATAGAGAGAACGTCTGGAAAGAGATTTATAAGTTAAATCAATTTCCAAAACTAAATCCGGGGGAGGATTTTCAGGTAAACTAATCGTCAATAGTTTTTCAATCCTAGGTAAATTTTGAATATAAAAACAACTATCCACTTCTAAACTAATTTTTAAATCGGGTCTTTGCCAAAGGGTGAACCCTAAACCCCGATAATTAATATTGTATAAATCCAATAAAGCAATAATAAATTCTTCTAAAATTTCACGATACTCTTGATGGAGAGGCGAGGGAGTAATCAGTTCCAAACGCCCATTATCATAGGTGAGTAAAGTCTCTCCATTTTTTTGCCGTTTAAAAATAATCGTTTCTAAATCCTGCCAAGGGACATTTTCCAGAAAGATATTACCAGGATGAGGAGATTTAGACATTCTCGCAATCAAAAAAGTGAACAACTAAGATTAATATTATTCTATATCGATCTAAGATAAGGTGGGAACGTTCAATTCCTTGGTGAAATTGCCCCATTTAGGAGAAGTTGACCTATGCCCAAAGGGTCTTTTGCAGAATACAATGCGACCACAGCAACGCAAATCACCTTTTATTATGACAACGGCCACGATGAAACCTTTAGCATTCCCATTCCCTCGGCGGAATTAGCCCCCCTACTTTCCCAACTGTTAAATCAAGCTTGGCTAACCTTTCATCTGGTTGATCAAACGGTCATGATTAATATGGCAAAAGTGGAAAAAGTCGAGTTGAAACCCCCGGTTATGGAACTAGAAGGAGAGGGAATTTTCCTGAATTCTCAACGGGTAACCGCCCTACATCGGGGTGCAGTCGGTCGTTTCAAAGTTACTGAATAACTCAACTTGTGCCATCTTACTTAATAGATTAAATCATCCTATAGGATTCCAGATTTATGCCAACTGTGTCTTTAATTCGGGCTAATTCTTATCACCCTCAAGCCCTAGAAACGTCCTTGAAAACATTACTGGAACCTTGGGGCGGCATAACAGCCTTTGTAAAACCGGGTGATCGCGTTCTTCTCAAACCCAATTTATTAACGGGAAGTCGTCCTACAAAAGAATGCGTTACCCGACCGGAATTGGTGGCTGCCGTTGCTAAACTGGTGATTGAGGCGGGAGGAAAACCTTTTTTAGGGGATAGTCCCGCCTTTGGGAGTGCTTTGGGAGTCGCCCGTGCTAATGGTTATTTACCCTTGATTGAATCGTTAAATTTGCCTATTGTAGAATTTCAGGGGAAACGTTATCAAACTGTTAGTGAAGGGTTTGATCATTTACGGTTAAGTAAAGAAGCGATGGAAGCGGATGTGGTGATTAATTTACCCAAACTAAAATCCCACGTTCAACTTACCCTAACCATGGGAGTTAAAAACCTCTTTGGTTGTGTCCCCGGAAAAATGAAAGCTTGGTGGCATTTAGAAGCCGGAAAAGATGTTAATCGGTTTGGGGAAATGTTAGTAGAAACCGCAAGAGCCATTAACCCTAATTTAACGATTTTAGATGCTATTATCGGTCATGAAGGTAATGGCCCCAGTGGAGGTGAACCCCGTGAATTAGGGATTTTAGCCGCTTCTGATCACGTTTTTTCCCTCGATAGAACCCTTGTTGATCTGCTTCAGGTTGATCCGAGCTTGGTTCCTACTGTTGCCGCTTCTCAACGATTGGGATTATGTTCTGAATTAACAGACATTAATTATCCGTTATTAACTCCAAAAGAATTACAAGTTTCCGACTGGAAATTACCCGATGCTTTAGTTCCCATCGATTTTGGTTTACCTCGTGTCTTAAAATCCACTTTCCGACATTTTTATATTCGCTGGATTAAAGAACCGATGGCAACTTATAGCCAAAACAAGTAATCAGTTGTAGGGGCGAGGTCTCCTCGCCCTTACGATAAATTTAGAATCAAAACAGTTGTTAGTTATTAGTTATCCTTGAGTTAGGGCGGGAAGACCCCGCCCCTACAAATTTCAAACGTTCAATATTTCTAATGCTTGATTAATTCCTCCTCGAACAGATTCTGCACATTTCATTAAGGCTTCATGTTCGGATTCTGTTAAATCGAGTTCTAAAACTCGTTCAACTCCTCGACATCCTAACCAAGCTGGAACCCCTAGGAAAATATCATTTAAACCGTATTGTCCTTGTAAATAACAACAGGTGGGTAATAGTCTCGATTGTTGACGTAAAATTGATTCAACCATAATTCTCACCGAAGATGCGGGTGCAAAATAAGCTCCTCCCGTTTTTAATAATTCAACAATTTCTCCCCCTCCTTGGCGGGTACGTTCAACAATTTTATTAATCGTTTCTGGCTCGATTAATTCTGTAATGGGAATGCCGTTAACTGTGGTATAACGAGGTAAAGGAACCATTAAATCGCCATGACTTCCTAATACGGTTGCATCAATATTTGACACAGACATTCCTAACTCTATTCCTAAAAAAGCTTCAAATCGTGCGGAATCTAAAACCCCCGCCATCCCCATTACTCGATGGGGTTCAACCTTCGTCACATTCCAGGCAATATAAGTCATAATATCAAGAGGATTCGTGACAGTAATTAACACCGCATCAGGGGAATATTGAATAGACTTTTTCGCAGCCTCCGCTACAATTTTGGCATTAATACTAATTAAATCATCTCGACTCATCCCTGGAATTCGAGGTTTTCCAGCCGTAATTACCACAATATCTGAACCCGCCGTATCTTCATAATTGTTAGTCCCTGTAACGTGTCGGTCATGACGTTCAACAGCACCCGCTTGCATTAAATCTAACGCAATTCCCTGGGGAACTCCTTCTAAAACATCTAATAAAACAACATTAGCAATATTTTGTTCAACAATCCGTTGGGCAAGGGTACTGCCTACTTTCCCAGCACCAATAATTGAAACCCGTGTGGAATGACAAGAGGCAGGAAAAAACGGAGTAGATAATAGCATAATCAGATTCTCACAACTTGAAACACGAGAAGGTTAACTACCCGCCACTGAGCGAAGTACCACTACAGTGGGGGCTTGTATCTGAAGTCCACCGCAATTCTGAGAACCGCTATAAGTTAACTATTGCGCTGCTTCCAATTGGTCGAGTCGTAACCAAATATTGGGGGTGGGAACTTGTCCGAATTTAACTAAAGCATAGTCCCCTCGCAGTTCCATGATTTCCCCTTTGGTTTCAAAAATATAAGGAGAAAACCGAGTATCACTGGCTTTTGCCTCTAAGCTGTTTTCTAACTTTTCCCGAACTGCATGAACCAAGTCACCTTTTTTAATCGCCATAGCTCGTTAACTTAAAGTGGTAATAGAATCTTTTTTCAAATTTTATAGCACTACGCGCAAGGGAACAGGGAACAGGGAACAGGGAACAGTAGGGAGTGAAAGGGTTTGCTGGATTTAGAATTGTTCTAAATGTA includes:
- a CDS encoding lipid-A-disaccharide synthase; this encodes MENNIDILILSNGPGEITTWVRPVVQALREQLQNQPFQARISLILSPCPNATGKEANIARSYPEIDRVQGAEYFWKFLLFGKTAENWDWYQKGVVLFLGGDQFFTVVISKRLGYRSVIYAEWEARWWRYINRFGVMKSEILDTIPQPYQSKLEVIGDLMADVSLSGSSAIISDEIIIGLLPGSKAAKLTQGIPLTLAIVEYLHQKRPQIRFIIPVAPTLDLQTLARFADPQYNPIIAKFGGISAQLHLGDPAYLETQNGIKIELYTSFPAYDLLSNCQICLTTVGANTAELGALAVPMIVLLPTQQLDAMRSWDGIPGILANLPGLGSIFAKIINQFVLKQGKLFAWPNIWAKQEIVPELVGELQPEDIANLVLNYLDHPQQLEAMGQRLRQVRGKPGAAQKLATIIIKCCGLE
- a CDS encoding NB-ARC domain-containing protein, whose translation is MDIQEVLTLADNLIFASTGKHLDHLQKAILEGTLQGQTYTKIAEDIHSSEGHIRDLGSEIWRIFSKEFGETVNKSNFRAILEKANFYNYSSAIGRDYVTVNNVNICSEVRGAQAQQRGQDRVCLDWGDAPEILTFYGRQEEENCLTEWMIKKCYRLITLLGISGVGKTSLALHCVEPIKSEFHTIIYRSLRFCPSLEEILTHCLEVFSESSIIPPTLDAKLTQLFKYLRQYRCLIILDDVQMLFAPQELAGCYQAGYENYRLFFKQIAEVSHQSCLMLLSSEKPREVAELELEHDTIFSLVLGSLGQASKQILRDQKLRDETEWNELIKRYEGHPLGLKLTAALIQEFFGGCVSEFLQCSPPILCEPLQFRLYQQLERLTTLEMKIINTLAHEDQPLNLSAINHNIQLSYPEFLKGLQSLNLRLFLKKFEQNNIKLFTLDPLLRHFLKHTISSE
- a CDS encoding WD40 repeat domain-containing protein, with translation MMDDLKAWCFLVSRNQYLDYRTVVAPNFICEAGIGNILARVTEGDITEQGTALYREILYSKAADFTIIYRIIEATVENTGIDGNGCLKDSVGREISLIEGLVFQGLLKDKDIVVTEQHLEEAHQQVISYYREFWESITRISIFPSQSIKYIEPSAQSLNLIKLTAYIAGEKQQLSLPQQEILELNYSSWEIIDEKTYNNEEVASLAVFPDSENFAARYDSDVVVWKISEKEPISKFSGTRKSLGGFLTPIVVNSTGELIATAMIEGFDYNKIKLYNLNTHDCKDLGTQGQFNPTRVKAVIFSPDSKIVFSACGEKIKLWDAECEGIERGELPGHSDDVRCLAVDSNNGLLASGDSRGYIKLWKISNKKEIFPTPSDKFPINSLAFSPDGQFLVSGSDGGAIKVWNVKTEEEYPVDWKQSQPINCVAFSPNGSLIATGCDNTIIQIWDLENPQLSPICTLEKHDKAVTAVVFTPDGKKLISGSKDGKVIVWQPVNLR
- a CDS encoding Uma2 family endonuclease encodes the protein MVTIKTQLTLDEFLTLPETDLNYELINGEAIPKIPPKRFHSRIRGTLCTLLTQWCQNQGEIGIEWAVILKKNNRDWVPIPDLLYISYSRLPLDRFIDEACPVPPELVIEIISPDQTFGQMSEKAIDYLNAGVLRVWVIDPKAKSITIFYPDAPPQTKRDEAILTDNLLEGLQFTPQQIFQQAGII
- a CDS encoding 2-hydroxyacid dehydrogenase — encoded protein: MTLLLLGEFENPEVWVSALQTYQPQLKIEVYPDVENLAEIDAILAWMHPLGVIEKFPNLKVIISTGAGVDHILRDPNLPPDIPIVRLVDDSLTSQMSEYILLAVLQYHRQLIAYKTQQSQGVWQGLPPRNTANCTVGILGLGVLGLDIAQKLKMMGFSVRGWSRTPKVLDTINCFLGEKEFKSFLSECEILVCLLPLTPKTEGILNQNTFSALPQGAYLINVARGKHLVEEDLLNALKSGQLSGACLDVFQIEPLPKNHPFWAHPNITITPHIAAKTIPACVAPQIIDAINKSQGGLLLNNTVDVSRGY
- a CDS encoding Uma2 family endonuclease, encoding MSKSPHPGNIFLENVPWQDLETIIFKRQKNGETLLTYDNGRLELITPSPLHQEYREILEEFIIALLDLYNINYRGLGFTLWQRPDLKISLEVDSCFYIQNLPRIEKLLTISLPENPPPDLVLEIDLTYKSLSRRSLYARLGIPEVWRCDENKLKIYQLNEGEYQQVSHSFVFPEIALEGLPQIIKNNIKSGRVAVRREFQKWLMTV
- a CDS encoding DUF362 domain-containing protein, whose translation is MPTVSLIRANSYHPQALETSLKTLLEPWGGITAFVKPGDRVLLKPNLLTGSRPTKECVTRPELVAAVAKLVIEAGGKPFLGDSPAFGSALGVARANGYLPLIESLNLPIVEFQGKRYQTVSEGFDHLRLSKEAMEADVVINLPKLKSHVQLTLTMGVKNLFGCVPGKMKAWWHLEAGKDVNRFGEMLVETARAINPNLTILDAIIGHEGNGPSGGEPRELGILAASDHVFSLDRTLVDLLQVDPSLVPTVAASQRLGLCSELTDINYPLLTPKELQVSDWKLPDALVPIDFGLPRVLKSTFRHFYIRWIKEPMATYSQNK
- the mdh gene encoding malate dehydrogenase, with product MLLSTPFFPASCHSTRVSIIGAGKVGSTLAQRIVEQNIANVVLLDVLEGVPQGIALDLMQAGAVERHDRHVTGTNNYEDTAGSDIVVITAGKPRIPGMSRDDLISINAKIVAEAAKKSIQYSPDAVLITVTNPLDIMTYIAWNVTKVEPHRVMGMAGVLDSARFEAFLGIELGMSVSNIDATVLGSHGDLMVPLPRYTTVNGIPITELIEPETINKIVERTRQGGGEIVELLKTGGAYFAPASSVRIMVESILRQQSRLLPTCCYLQGQYGLNDIFLGVPAWLGCRGVERVLELDLTESEHEALMKCAESVRGGINQALEILNV
- a CDS encoding NAD(P)H-quinone oxidoreductase subunit O translates to MAIKKGDLVHAVREKLENSLEAKASDTRFSPYIFETKGEIMELRGDYALVKFGQVPTPNIWLRLDQLEAAQ